In Phytoactinopolyspora mesophila, the following are encoded in one genomic region:
- a CDS encoding SDR family NAD(P)-dependent oxidoreductase — MDLGLTGRTVIVTGASGGIGRHIAQGFAAEGANVVVTFRNTRDQAEQVAKEIGDKALVAHFDLGDPESSQALVAATLEWSGRIDVLINNAVDWGSTGSEKPFEDAPDSDWLGTLRANAEGAIRLSRAVAPVMREQRWGRLVHVSSSIATDGMAGGEYYGAAKAALHGFSRSVSFSLGRDGDILSNVVMPGFTRTETNVEMAEAYGAQFAATAAIGRLLDAPEVAGPIVYLGSAANTGITGQVISVTGGT, encoded by the coding sequence ATGGATCTTGGCTTGACCGGCCGCACGGTCATCGTCACCGGCGCGTCAGGGGGGATCGGCCGCCATATCGCCCAGGGTTTCGCCGCCGAAGGCGCCAACGTGGTCGTGACCTTTCGCAACACACGCGACCAGGCAGAACAGGTCGCCAAGGAGATCGGCGACAAAGCGCTGGTCGCCCATTTCGACTTGGGTGATCCCGAGTCGAGTCAGGCGCTGGTGGCCGCGACCCTCGAGTGGAGCGGCCGGATCGACGTCTTGATCAACAACGCGGTCGACTGGGGGAGTACCGGCTCGGAAAAGCCGTTCGAGGACGCACCGGACAGCGACTGGCTAGGGACATTGCGCGCCAACGCGGAGGGGGCGATCCGTCTCAGCCGGGCCGTCGCGCCAGTGATGCGTGAACAGCGTTGGGGGCGGCTGGTGCATGTCTCATCGAGCATCGCTACGGACGGCATGGCAGGCGGCGAGTACTACGGCGCTGCCAAAGCCGCATTACACGGTTTCAGCCGCTCGGTCTCGTTCAGCCTGGGACGAGACGGTGACATCCTGTCCAACGTCGTCATGCCGGGATTCACCAGAACGGAGACCAACGTCGAGATGGCGGAGGCCTACGGCGCTCAGTTCGCCGCCACGGCAGCTATCGGCCGGTTGCTCGACGCCCCCGAGGTCGCTGGCCCTATCGTCTACCTGGGGTCGGCCGCGAACACCGGCATCACCGGGCAGGTGATCAGCGTGACCGGCGGCACCTGA
- a CDS encoding helix-turn-helix domain-containing protein, protein MSDNELGLFLRTRREGVLPSDVGLPTGPRRRTPGLRRSELATLAGVSVEYLTRIEQGRDRHPSSQVLGALADALRLPSEERFHLLVLAKSASGDGLCAGSQPPAQVVRPTVRALLDLLEPTPAVLLNRLNDVLAWTAGYRRCVAPPDFLDGESPNLLRYVFTDARAHDVYPDWDDVADQLVANLRAEQSGDDPHASELTDELSVTAGAPFTDRMTAPPALPERSGVDRLVHPDAGELRLAYETLALPDPDSQRLVVYLPADDATAASIDELTGRRPGALRAVAS, encoded by the coding sequence GTGAGCGACAACGAACTCGGACTCTTCCTGCGCACTCGGCGCGAAGGCGTGTTGCCGTCCGATGTGGGCCTGCCCACCGGGCCGCGGCGGCGTACACCGGGCCTGCGCCGTTCCGAGCTCGCCACTTTGGCCGGAGTGAGCGTCGAGTACTTGACCCGCATCGAACAGGGCCGTGACCGGCATCCGTCCAGCCAGGTGCTCGGCGCGCTCGCCGACGCCCTGAGGCTGCCCAGCGAGGAGCGCTTTCACCTGCTGGTTCTCGCGAAATCCGCCAGTGGCGACGGACTCTGTGCGGGTAGTCAGCCGCCCGCGCAGGTGGTGCGCCCCACCGTGCGGGCGTTGCTTGATCTGCTCGAACCCACGCCAGCAGTGCTGCTCAACCGGCTCAACGATGTTCTGGCGTGGACAGCCGGGTATCGACGCTGTGTGGCTCCCCCGGACTTCCTGGACGGCGAGTCACCCAACCTGCTGCGCTACGTCTTCACCGACGCCCGCGCCCACGACGTCTATCCGGACTGGGACGACGTGGCTGACCAGCTGGTGGCCAATCTCCGGGCAGAACAGTCCGGCGACGACCCACACGCCAGCGAGCTCACCGACGAGCTGAGTGTCACCGCGGGCGCGCCGTTCACCGATCGGATGACGGCGCCTCCGGCATTACCCGAACGCAGCGGGGTGGATCGCCTCGTCCACCCCGACGCCGGGGAACTCCGGCTCGCCTACGAGACACTGGCGTTGCCCGATCCCGACAGCCAGCGACTCGTCGTCTATCTGCCCGCCGACGACGCCACCGCGGCGTCCATCGACGAGCTCACCGGGCGCCGTCCCGGTGCTCTGCGCGCGGTGGCGAGCTAA
- a CDS encoding prepilin peptidase — translation MIPLLAALGGVVGGILPRLIARIPDREPADGEPAPTPYRQLAAMRTLPLILAVATATVWVLIGTSHAGLGAATIAYLLVGAFGTAMAYIDVREHRLPDWLTLPALGIAGLVLGVVAAVEGEWGPYGRAWAGAFAVLAFYLLLVLIRPSDLGLGDVKLAAVIGLLLGWISWPVLVFGVFAGFAVGAMISLALLITGRAGRRTSIPFGPAMLLGALIAVVWGEPIVDAYLGL, via the coding sequence GTGATCCCTCTTCTGGCCGCCCTCGGCGGCGTCGTCGGCGGTATATTGCCGCGGCTGATCGCCAGGATTCCGGACCGGGAACCAGCGGACGGTGAACCGGCCCCGACGCCGTACCGGCAGCTGGCCGCCATGCGCACCCTGCCCCTGATCCTCGCGGTGGCCACCGCCACGGTATGGGTCCTGATCGGTACGTCACATGCCGGCCTCGGTGCCGCGACGATCGCCTACTTGCTGGTAGGCGCGTTCGGCACGGCCATGGCGTATATCGATGTGCGCGAGCACCGGTTACCGGACTGGCTGACCCTCCCGGCGCTGGGGATCGCCGGTCTCGTACTCGGAGTCGTAGCGGCCGTCGAGGGGGAGTGGGGGCCGTACGGGCGCGCTTGGGCCGGCGCCTTCGCCGTCCTCGCGTTCTACCTCTTACTGGTGCTGATCCGGCCATCTGACCTGGGGCTCGGCGACGTCAAGCTGGCGGCCGTCATCGGGCTGCTGCTCGGCTGGATCAGCTGGCCGGTGCTGGTCTTCGGGGTGTTCGCCGGATTCGCCGTCGGCGCGATGATCAGCTTGGCGCTGCTGATCACTGGCCGCGCCGGACGTCGTACGTCCATCCCGTTCGGTCCGGCCATGCTGCTGGGCGCGCTGATCGCCGTGGTGTGGGGCGAACCGATCGTCGACGCATACCTGGGCCTCTAG
- a CDS encoding polysaccharide deacetylase family protein, producing the protein MKVSAPVVVGLVVGLFAYGMANNGSGDETISTSGNPASSPSPDGDGSADTGTGRSGDDDAGSSDSGSSGSGGGTAGDYFPDTGGIAIPDLPPISVDAAVTLTFDDGPHATYTPQILDMLAAHDAHAVFCVVGEKVRERPDLVRRIVDEGHALCNHTYSHDHELSTRSATRISEEISDTAEAIDDAVPGAGARFFRQPGTHVSPEVAPIVEEHGLTALDWTVDPKDWDRPGAAGIAKRVIEGVEPGAVVLLHDGGGDRSETVRALAYILAILDAVGYDTVVPPTS; encoded by the coding sequence ATGAAGGTTTCGGCGCCTGTCGTGGTGGGTCTGGTGGTCGGGCTGTTCGCGTACGGCATGGCGAACAATGGCTCTGGCGACGAAACCATCTCGACGAGTGGCAACCCGGCCAGCAGCCCCTCGCCGGATGGCGACGGCAGCGCCGACACCGGCACGGGCCGATCGGGAGATGACGATGCCGGCAGCTCGGATTCCGGTTCGTCCGGCTCCGGCGGCGGCACAGCCGGCGACTACTTCCCCGACACCGGTGGCATCGCCATTCCGGACCTGCCACCCATTTCAGTCGACGCCGCGGTCACCCTGACCTTCGACGACGGCCCGCACGCCACGTACACGCCGCAGATCCTCGACATGCTGGCCGCGCACGACGCCCATGCGGTGTTCTGCGTCGTCGGCGAGAAAGTCCGTGAACGGCCCGATCTGGTGCGGCGAATCGTCGACGAAGGTCACGCACTGTGTAATCACACCTACTCACACGATCACGAACTGTCCACGCGTTCTGCCACCCGGATCAGCGAAGAGATCTCGGACACCGCTGAGGCCATCGACGATGCCGTGCCGGGTGCCGGCGCGAGGTTCTTCCGGCAACCCGGTACGCACGTCTCCCCTGAGGTCGCGCCCATCGTCGAAGAGCACGGACTCACCGCTCTGGACTGGACCGTTGATCCGAAAGATTGGGACCGGCCAGGAGCGGCGGGAATCGCCAAGCGTGTGATCGAAGGAGTCGAGCCTGGGGCTGTCGTGCTCCTCCACGACGGCGGGGGCGATCGATCCGAGACGGTGCGGGCGCTCGCCTACATCCTGGCCATCCTTGATGCGGTCGGCTACGACACCGTTGTGCCACCCACGTCGTGA
- a CDS encoding substrate-binding domain-containing protein produces the protein MLVAGAFGARELLSAQANSCDADDVVQVAAAPAIAATIDRLAAAYQEIDDELSGCDELNVVSVPGFQVAPTVGTPDGPDLWIPDSSLWGHRIEDPSQVEQLAHVASSPLVVVAPRSVASELGWPDGDYSWRQIIGDDRARMIDPGTTTEGFAGLLAVRESLSADLEEVQLVGALAGAAQSAVPSVGEAYDGLSAETRATALFPASEQSVIEYNHTSEGDGVVALYPVEGTFVFDFPAFAVPGEDASVPDVVTGFVGYLSTPEAVEQLHDDGFRSADGAAAATAGVYDGTQPAMPELFEEPEAAALAELSQLWAALSQQMRMLTVIDVSGSMNTETSGGSTRIELTRDAAGAAIELLAPTSEVGLWIFSVLLDPPNHHEELFPVARMDEETGEQTRFDELVATLGELPGLVGGGTALYDTTLAAFRHMNETYAPEKVNSVVLMTDGKDEDHPDSIGIDALLAALAEEFDPEAPVPIITIGISPEADMASLERISEATGTTAYLAENPEDIGEVFMRAMLERQCRPNC, from the coding sequence GTGCTTGTTGCTGGGGCATTCGGCGCACGCGAACTCCTCAGCGCGCAGGCGAATTCATGTGACGCCGACGATGTCGTACAAGTGGCGGCCGCGCCCGCGATCGCCGCGACGATCGACAGGCTGGCCGCGGCGTATCAGGAGATAGACGACGAGCTCAGTGGATGCGACGAATTGAACGTCGTCAGCGTGCCGGGCTTTCAGGTGGCGCCCACGGTTGGAACTCCGGATGGACCCGATCTGTGGATTCCGGACAGCAGCCTGTGGGGTCATCGGATCGAGGATCCTTCGCAAGTAGAACAACTGGCCCACGTCGCGTCTTCGCCGTTGGTTGTGGTGGCTCCGCGTTCGGTCGCCAGCGAGCTGGGGTGGCCGGACGGAGACTACTCATGGCGCCAGATCATCGGTGACGATCGAGCGCGGATGATCGACCCGGGCACCACAACCGAAGGCTTCGCCGGCCTGCTGGCGGTACGTGAGAGCCTGAGCGCTGACCTGGAAGAAGTGCAGCTGGTCGGCGCGTTGGCGGGGGCGGCGCAGTCGGCGGTGCCGAGTGTGGGAGAGGCCTACGACGGCCTTTCCGCGGAGACACGCGCGACGGCCCTCTTCCCGGCCAGTGAGCAATCGGTAATCGAGTACAACCACACGTCGGAGGGCGACGGCGTGGTGGCGCTGTATCCGGTCGAGGGCACATTCGTCTTCGACTTCCCGGCCTTCGCGGTGCCGGGTGAGGACGCGTCGGTGCCAGACGTGGTGACGGGGTTCGTCGGCTATCTGAGCACGCCGGAGGCGGTTGAGCAGCTTCACGACGACGGTTTCCGCAGCGCGGACGGCGCCGCGGCGGCCACCGCCGGAGTCTACGACGGCACACAGCCGGCGATGCCGGAGCTCTTCGAGGAACCGGAGGCCGCGGCGCTGGCCGAGCTGTCGCAGCTGTGGGCTGCGCTCTCGCAGCAGATGCGGATGCTCACGGTGATCGATGTCTCCGGTTCGATGAACACCGAGACCTCCGGCGGCAGCACTCGGATCGAGCTCACCCGAGATGCCGCCGGCGCAGCCATCGAGCTCCTCGCCCCTACGAGTGAAGTGGGCCTATGGATCTTCTCCGTACTCCTCGACCCGCCGAACCATCACGAGGAGCTCTTTCCCGTTGCCCGGATGGACGAGGAAACTGGCGAGCAGACTCGTTTCGACGAGCTGGTGGCAACGCTCGGCGAACTCCCCGGCCTGGTCGGGGGTGGCACTGCCCTCTACGACACGACCCTCGCCGCTTTCCGGCACATGAACGAGACATACGCGCCCGAGAAGGTCAACTCCGTTGTGCTGATGACGGATGGAAAGGACGAAGACCACCCGGACAGCATTGGCATCGACGCTCTGCTGGCCGCGCTGGCGGAGGAATTCGATCCGGAGGCGCCGGTACCGATCATCACGATCGGCATCAGCCCGGAAGCGGACATGGCGTCCCTGGAGCGGATCTCCGAGGCCACGGGTACGACGGCCTACCTGGCAGAGAACCCCGAGGACATCGGCGAGGTCTTCATGCGGGCCATGCTGGAACGGCAGTGCCGCCCCAACTGCTGA
- a CDS encoding DUF1918 domain-containing protein, which yields MYAHTGDHLVVEGPKVGVARRDGEILETHGPDGAPPFLVRWTDSGAEALVYPGPDARVQPADSYPAE from the coding sequence GTGTACGCACACACAGGAGATCATCTGGTCGTCGAAGGGCCGAAGGTCGGTGTGGCGCGGCGGGACGGTGAGATTCTGGAGACGCACGGCCCCGACGGCGCGCCGCCATTCCTGGTGCGCTGGACCGACAGCGGCGCGGAGGCCCTGGTATACCCGGGCCCGGACGCTCGTGTCCAGCCGGCCGACAGCTACCCGGCGGAGTAG
- a CDS encoding TetR/AcrR family transcriptional regulator: MKPARPPLTPLTPRAAQIVDVGRLILEEQGPGSLTMRTIAQRLGIRAPSLYKHLPDKQALEAALIERGLAEMGDTLYDALETAEEDGTDRGAIRRISALLAAYRDHARAHPNMYRLGTAGRLPRERLAPGLEEWAGTPFFLAVGDPYRAQALWSFAHGLVILELDARLPADSDVSRTWAEGAAAFAVSSVSSPPRAEHRDGAR, encoded by the coding sequence TTGAAGCCCGCTCGGCCGCCGCTGACACCGTTGACACCGCGAGCGGCGCAGATCGTTGACGTCGGGCGGCTGATTCTCGAAGAGCAGGGTCCCGGCTCGTTGACCATGCGCACAATCGCCCAGCGCCTCGGCATCCGGGCGCCGTCGCTGTACAAACACTTGCCGGACAAACAGGCACTCGAAGCAGCACTCATCGAACGCGGCCTGGCTGAGATGGGGGACACGCTGTACGACGCGCTGGAAACCGCCGAGGAGGACGGCACCGACCGAGGGGCAATCCGGCGAATCTCGGCGTTGCTCGCGGCATACCGCGATCATGCGAGAGCTCACCCGAACATGTACCGGCTCGGCACGGCCGGGCGGTTGCCGCGTGAACGGCTTGCGCCCGGCCTGGAAGAGTGGGCTGGCACGCCCTTCTTCCTCGCCGTGGGCGACCCATATCGCGCCCAGGCCCTGTGGTCGTTCGCGCACGGACTGGTGATCCTCGAACTCGACGCGCGGCTGCCGGCCGATTCGGACGTATCTCGTACCTGGGCCGAAGGGGCGGCGGCGTTCGCGGTCAGCTCGGTTAGCTCGCCACCGCGCGCAGAGCACCGGGACGGCGCCCGGTGA
- a CDS encoding SRPBCC domain-containing protein, translated as MLYRVLLITLGSIVVLGAGLYGWSRVSPTEIHTEIEIDAPVEDVWHVLTGFSEYEEWNPFMVKASGEAQVGETLVNTLVTDGSTMTIKPQVTVADPGQELRWLGRFVLPGVVEGEHYFLLEPTSDNGTRLVHGETFTGMLVPFAGGMLDVGNEFELMNQALKARAEGLTH; from the coding sequence ATGCTCTACCGGGTCCTTTTGATCACACTCGGCTCGATTGTCGTGCTAGGCGCGGGGCTGTACGGCTGGTCACGTGTGTCGCCCACCGAGATTCACACGGAGATCGAGATTGACGCACCTGTCGAGGACGTGTGGCACGTCCTGACCGGCTTCAGCGAATACGAGGAATGGAATCCCTTCATGGTGAAAGCCTCAGGGGAGGCCCAGGTCGGTGAGACGCTGGTCAATACCCTGGTGACTGACGGCTCAACCATGACGATCAAACCGCAGGTCACCGTCGCCGACCCCGGTCAAGAGCTTCGCTGGCTGGGCCGTTTCGTGCTGCCCGGCGTGGTTGAGGGTGAACACTACTTTCTGCTGGAGCCGACCAGCGACAACGGCACTCGTCTGGTCCACGGTGAGACCTTTACCGGGATGCTAGTACCCTTCGCAGGCGGAATGCTTGACGTCGGGAACGAGTTCGAGTTGATGAATCAAGCACTGAAAGCCCGGGCTGAGGGACTCACGCATTGA
- a CDS encoding shikimate dehydrogenase, translated as MRTTADGVADGRVRNCAVLGSPIAHSLSPVIHQAAYRYLELEWTYTAYEVDEPDLAGFVAGLDHSWRGLSLTMPLKRVALDVADDASGLARTVGAANTLIRADDGRLFADNTDVPGFMGALGERGIGTPDAKPGTVCVWGGGATAASVLAALATLDAGTTHLHARSAQRAKEALELAEALGRPAGYVPWEVADVCATSELTVNTAPAGALDPFAEALTTNVNGERALFDVLYEPWPTPLAARWAQAGGIVLGGLDLLVHQALGQVRLMTGHDVPVDVLRDAAQRALSLRTRT; from the coding sequence GTGAGAACGACTGCTGACGGCGTTGCCGATGGGCGGGTGCGCAACTGCGCGGTGCTGGGATCACCGATCGCGCACTCGCTGTCACCGGTGATACACCAGGCCGCGTATCGCTATCTCGAGCTCGAATGGACCTACACGGCATACGAGGTCGATGAACCGGATCTGGCCGGATTTGTCGCCGGGCTCGACCACTCGTGGCGGGGTCTGTCGCTCACCATGCCGCTCAAGCGAGTCGCGCTCGACGTCGCCGACGACGCTTCCGGCCTTGCTCGCACGGTGGGTGCCGCCAATACGCTGATTCGCGCCGACGACGGAAGGCTGTTCGCCGACAACACCGACGTGCCGGGCTTCATGGGTGCGCTCGGCGAACGCGGGATCGGCACCCCTGACGCCAAGCCGGGCACTGTTTGCGTGTGGGGCGGCGGCGCCACGGCGGCCAGCGTGCTGGCGGCACTGGCCACACTCGACGCGGGCACCACACATCTACATGCCCGTTCGGCGCAGCGCGCCAAGGAGGCGCTGGAGCTCGCGGAGGCTCTGGGACGCCCGGCCGGATACGTTCCCTGGGAGGTCGCCGACGTATGCGCGACGTCGGAACTGACGGTCAACACGGCTCCAGCCGGGGCTCTTGATCCCTTCGCGGAGGCTCTGACGACGAATGTCAACGGGGAACGGGCGCTGTTCGACGTGCTGTACGAGCCGTGGCCGACGCCCCTAGCCGCGCGCTGGGCGCAAGCCGGCGGAATCGTTCTGGGCGGACTGGATCTGCTTGTGCACCAGGCGCTCGGGCAGGTGCGGTTGATGACCGGTCACGACGTACCGGTCGATGTGCTCCGTGACGCCGCCCAGCGGGCATTGTCCCTGCGTACGCGGACGTGA
- a CDS encoding ABC transporter ATP-binding protein codes for MSMEVTAWNAVYNAMHAQEDKRPFSKATIKRIIGFAQPHRRELIGFLFLSAIGAGLAVATPVLAGRVVEAIINGESTGLVAGLAVVIAVIAVAEAGFGLVERWFSARIGEGIILDLRTSVFGHVQKMPIAFFTRTRTGALVSRLNNDVIGAQRAFSDILSGVVSNFVTLVLALVVMMSISWQITLLALVLLPVFVLPAQRMGTRLARLEREAANHNSHMSTQMTERFSAAGATLVKLFARPDNELSEFAARASRVRDIGVRTAMVQWVFITALTLVGALALALVYGLGGFYALRGQLDAGSVVALSLLLTRLYAPLTSLASARVEVMSALVSFSRVFEVLDLKPLIDESPTAQPVPDGPVTVEFDHVDFGYPSADKVSLASLEEVAKLDVRGGEQILHDVSFVAEPGQMVALVGSSGAGKSTIAQLIPRLYDVDDGAVRLSGVDVRDLSIDSLRQTIGMVTQDGHLFHESIRANLLLARADASEEELWDVLRRARLDQLIASLPAGLDTIVGERGYRLSGGERQRLTIARLLLAQPRVVILDEATAHLDSTSEAAVQAALGEALAGRTAVVIAHRLSTVRTADQILVIEAGHVVEKGTHTELMAHGGRYEELYRTQFEEQEIVEPVA; via the coding sequence ATGAGCATGGAAGTCACGGCCTGGAACGCCGTGTACAACGCGATGCACGCCCAGGAGGACAAACGTCCGTTCTCCAAGGCGACCATCAAACGCATCATCGGGTTCGCCCAGCCACATCGCCGTGAACTGATCGGATTCCTGTTCCTGAGTGCCATCGGGGCCGGGCTCGCCGTCGCCACACCAGTGCTGGCTGGCCGGGTCGTCGAAGCGATCATCAACGGTGAGAGTACCGGGCTGGTTGCCGGACTGGCCGTCGTGATCGCGGTCATCGCGGTAGCCGAAGCAGGCTTCGGCCTGGTAGAGCGGTGGTTCTCGGCACGTATCGGTGAAGGGATCATTCTCGATCTTCGAACGAGCGTGTTCGGCCACGTGCAGAAGATGCCCATCGCCTTCTTCACCCGGACCCGGACCGGAGCGCTGGTCAGCAGGCTGAACAACGACGTGATCGGCGCGCAGCGGGCCTTCAGCGACATCCTCTCCGGCGTGGTCAGCAACTTCGTCACTCTGGTCCTCGCACTCGTGGTGATGATGAGCATCTCCTGGCAGATCACCCTGCTGGCTCTTGTCCTGCTGCCGGTCTTCGTCCTGCCCGCGCAGCGTATGGGCACCCGCCTGGCAAGGCTCGAACGTGAGGCCGCCAACCATAACTCGCACATGAGTACGCAGATGACCGAACGCTTCTCCGCTGCTGGAGCCACCCTGGTCAAGCTGTTCGCGCGCCCGGACAACGAACTGTCTGAATTCGCCGCCCGCGCCAGCCGGGTCAGGGACATCGGCGTACGCACCGCGATGGTGCAGTGGGTGTTCATCACCGCGTTGACTTTGGTCGGTGCGCTGGCACTAGCTCTCGTCTACGGCCTCGGTGGTTTCTACGCACTGCGCGGGCAGCTCGACGCCGGGTCGGTGGTGGCGCTCTCGCTCCTGCTCACCCGCCTCTACGCGCCGTTGACCTCGCTAGCCAGCGCACGGGTCGAGGTCATGAGTGCTCTGGTGAGCTTCTCCAGGGTGTTCGAAGTGCTCGACCTCAAGCCGCTGATCGACGAGTCACCCACTGCCCAGCCGGTTCCGGATGGTCCGGTGACGGTGGAGTTCGACCACGTGGACTTCGGATACCCGTCAGCGGACAAGGTATCGCTCGCGTCGCTGGAGGAGGTCGCGAAGCTCGACGTCCGAGGCGGTGAGCAGATTCTTCACGACGTGTCGTTCGTGGCAGAACCCGGGCAGATGGTGGCGCTCGTGGGTTCGTCCGGGGCCGGGAAGTCCACGATCGCGCAGCTGATTCCCAGGCTCTACGACGTCGACGACGGCGCGGTCCGGCTATCCGGCGTCGACGTGCGCGACCTGTCGATCGACTCCCTTCGGCAGACCATCGGGATGGTGACCCAGGACGGCCACCTGTTCCACGAGTCCATCAGGGCGAACTTGCTGCTGGCTCGAGCTGATGCCAGCGAAGAGGAACTCTGGGACGTCCTGCGGCGAGCCCGCCTCGACCAGTTGATCGCCTCCCTGCCAGCAGGGCTCGACACCATCGTGGGGGAGCGGGGCTACCGGCTTTCAGGCGGCGAGCGGCAACGGCTCACCATCGCCAGACTGCTGCTGGCCCAGCCTCGCGTAGTCATCCTGGACGAGGCGACAGCCCACCTCGACTCGACGTCGGAGGCAGCGGTCCAAGCTGCTCTGGGCGAGGCATTGGCCGGACGGACCGCGGTGGTCATCGCCCACCGCCTCTCTACGGTGCGCACCGCGGACCAGATTCTGGTGATCGAGGCCGGGCATGTGGTCGAGAAGGGCACCCACACCGAGCTAATGGCTCACGGCGGCCGGTACGAGGAGTTGTATCGCACCCAGTTCGAGGAACAAGAGATCGTCGAACCCGTCGCCTGA
- the ruvX gene encoding Holliday junction resolvase RuvX: protein MRPGRRLGVDVGRVRIGVAASDPGGVLATPVETVRRGHGDLARLAALAAEREVVEVVVGFPRTLRGQEGLAADEVRAFATELAGFVEPCPVRLVDERMTTSVATRHMRAQGTSSRRGRKSIDQAAAMIILQDALDMERTNGVPPGEVVTGA, encoded by the coding sequence ATGCGTCCCGGACGCAGGTTGGGTGTCGACGTCGGCCGGGTACGAATTGGGGTGGCCGCGTCGGATCCCGGCGGAGTGCTGGCCACACCGGTCGAGACCGTCCGACGTGGCCACGGCGACCTCGCGCGGCTGGCAGCGCTGGCAGCCGAGAGAGAAGTGGTGGAGGTAGTGGTCGGATTTCCACGGACACTACGCGGCCAGGAGGGTCTGGCGGCCGATGAGGTGCGGGCGTTTGCTACCGAATTGGCAGGTTTTGTGGAACCATGTCCTGTCCGGCTGGTCGATGAGCGGATGACGACGTCGGTCGCGACCCGGCACATGCGTGCACAGGGAACATCGTCGCGCCGGGGGAGGAAGAGCATCGATCAAGCGGCTGCCATGATTATTTTGCAAGACGCGCTCGACATGGAACGGACCAATGGTGTGCCTCCGGGAGAGGTTGTGACAGGAGCCTGA
- the mltG gene encoding endolytic transglycosylase MltG has protein sequence MSHTGASADADGQPRSRHRARRKRRKKRRVGSFFAVLLSLAVIGGLLAGIYYGGSAVMNAMSGWFGDAEDYSGPGHGEVTVTIEEGSSLRAMGSVLVEADVVASEEAFIQAAERERGSIQPGTYTLAQQMSAEDAVTSLVEGGGVLERVTVPEGFRISQTLERLARESDFEVEELQEALDEAELPDYAEDDAEGFLFPATYDLRRDDTPETMLQAMINRFEQAERSLDLSTRADEQDLSLREIVTVASIIQREVRADDDMARVANVIYNRLDGECAAAGVANNLLQMDSTVHYAVDDYSSVFTSSEMRQIDSPYNTYLNSGLPPGPIASPGEAALEAAANPTDDAYCYFVTVNLESGETKFADTESGHEANVQELREYCRENDC, from the coding sequence ATGAGTCATACGGGAGCGTCGGCCGACGCCGACGGCCAACCCCGTTCGCGGCATCGTGCACGGCGAAAGCGGCGGAAGAAACGCCGGGTCGGTTCTTTCTTCGCCGTGTTGCTTTCGCTTGCCGTGATCGGCGGCCTTCTGGCCGGCATCTATTACGGCGGTAGCGCCGTGATGAACGCGATGTCGGGCTGGTTCGGTGACGCCGAGGACTATTCCGGCCCGGGACACGGTGAGGTGACCGTGACCATCGAGGAGGGGTCGTCGCTGCGTGCGATGGGCTCGGTGCTGGTCGAAGCGGACGTGGTAGCGAGCGAGGAAGCGTTTATCCAGGCCGCCGAACGTGAGCGGGGCTCGATCCAGCCGGGCACGTACACACTCGCCCAGCAGATGAGCGCTGAGGACGCCGTCACGTCGCTGGTCGAAGGTGGTGGCGTTTTGGAACGGGTGACGGTGCCGGAGGGGTTCCGGATCAGCCAGACCCTCGAACGCCTCGCCCGCGAGTCGGACTTCGAGGTGGAAGAACTGCAAGAGGCGCTCGACGAGGCTGAGTTGCCGGACTACGCGGAGGACGACGCCGAAGGCTTCTTGTTCCCGGCCACCTACGATCTACGCCGCGACGACACCCCCGAGACCATGTTGCAAGCGATGATCAACCGCTTCGAGCAGGCAGAGCGCTCACTCGACCTTTCCACCCGGGCCGATGAGCAGGACCTGAGCCTGCGCGAGATCGTCACCGTCGCCAGCATCATCCAGCGCGAGGTCCGAGCCGACGACGACATGGCGCGGGTGGCGAACGTGATCTACAACCGGCTGGACGGCGAATGCGCAGCCGCGGGCGTGGCGAACAATCTCCTGCAGATGGACTCGACCGTGCACTATGCCGTGGACGACTATTCGAGCGTGTTCACCTCGTCGGAGATGCGCCAGATCGACTCGCCGTACAACACCTACCTGAACTCCGGGCTGCCACCGGGGCCGATCGCGTCACCGGGCGAGGCGGCGTTGGAAGCGGCCGCGAACCCAACCGACGACGCGTATTGTTACTTCGTGACCGTCAATCTGGAGTCGGGCGAGACGAAATTTGCCGACACCGAATCCGGCCACGAAGCCAACGTCCAGGAGCTACGCGAGTACTGCCGTGAGAACGACTGCTGA